A stretch of the Aegilops tauschii subsp. strangulata cultivar AL8/78 chromosome 4, Aet v6.0, whole genome shotgun sequence genome encodes the following:
- the LOC109740771 gene encoding sphinganine C4-monooxygenase 1-like — protein MAVLRFSDEAVAAAVPILVYWTYSGVHTALGHGRVMAKYRLNTKAEEDSKNTVSKRAVLGNVLMQHLMQLVAVTVLTPVIAGRGAGGAATGDSPATASSYLTAARQIAVTVVLYDVYRYAWHRLAHRSRFLYRHLHSWHHRLVVPYAFGAKYGHPVEALIADTAGASLAILASGMSSSPRATAVFLSLCNIKGIDNHCGLCLLPRRLQSLWNGAAYHGVHHLPRGVRYNFSDLFFVTWDKAFGTYLHYTVEERPGGEGLVIQPVRPKASKASAVVTPVD, from the exons TGTGGCTGCCGCCGTGCCCATCCTGGTGTACTGGACCTACTCCGGCGTGCACACGGCGCTTGGCCATGGACGCGTCATGGCCAAGTACAGGCTCAACACCAAGGCTGAGGAGGACAGCAAGAACACGGTGTCCAAGCGTGCCGTGCTCGGGAACGTCCTCATGCAGCACCTCATGCAGCTCGTCGCCGTCACCGTGCTCACCCCG GTTATAGCGGGAAGAGGAGCAGGGGGAGCGGCCACGGGCGACTCGCCGGCGACCGCGTCGTCGTACCTGACAGCGGCGCGTCAGATCGCGGTGACCGTGGTGCTGTACGACGTGTACCGCTACGCGTGGCACCGCCTGGCGCACCGCAGCCGGTTCCTGTACCGGCACCTCCACTCGTGGCACCACCGCCTGGTGGTGCCCTACGCGTTCGGCGCCAAGTACGGGCACCCGGTGGAGGCCCTCATCGCCGACACGGCCGGCGCGTCGCTGGCCATCCTCGCCTCCGGCATGTCGTCGTCGCCGCGCGCCACGGCCGTCTTCCTCTCGCTGTGCAACATCAAGGGCATCGACAACCACTGCGGGCTGTGCCTCCTGCCGCGCCGCCTGCAGTCGCTCTGGAACGGCGCCGCGTACCACGGCGTGCACCACCTGCCGCGCGGCGTCAGGTACAACTTCTCCGACCTCTTCTTTGTCACGTGGGACAAGGCGTTCGGGACGTACCTGCACTACACCGTCGAGGAGAGACCCGGCGGCGAAGGGCTGGTGATCCAGCCGGTGCGGCCCAAGGCGTCCAAGGCCTCCGCCGTTGTCACGCCAGTTGACTGA
- the LOC109740774 gene encoding gamma-interferon-responsive lysosomal thiol protein-like yields MARGLHHLLLLAALLQLLSTTSAATAGDVATGSGSEKVHVAIYYESLCPYSVRFVANHLLKAYRDGLLDAADLTLVPYGNAKVNAHGAITCQHGPEECLLNTVEACAIDAWPDVKVHLGFIYCVSDLVMKNKHREWESCIQKQGLDPRPVTECYKGERGHNLSLEYGKQTAALVPPHQFVPWVVVDGKPLYNDYGNFKAYVCKAYKGYPLLEACRSLGLEADNNVYGPL; encoded by the exons ATGGCGCGCGGCCTCCACCATCTCCTGCTCCTTGCAGCGCTCCTCCAGCTGCTTTCCACCACCTCCGCGGCGACCGCCGGCGACGTCGCGACTGGCAGTGGCAGCGAGAAGGTGCACGTGGCAATCTACTACGAATCCCTGTGCCCCTACTCGGTCCGCTTCGTGGCGAACCACCTCTTGAAGGCCTACAGGGACGGCCTGCTCGACGCCGCGGACCTCACCCTCGTCCCCTACGGCAACGCCAAGGTCAACGCGCACGGCGCCATCACATGTCAG CATGGCCCCGAGGAATGCCTTCTCAACACCGTGGAGGCTTGCGCCATCGACGCCTGGCCGGACGTG AAAGTGCACCTCGGCTTCATTTACTGCGTGTCGGACCTAGTGATGAAGAACAAGCACCGGGAGTGGGAGTCGTGCATCCAGAAACAGGGGCTTGACCCGAGGCCAGTCACGGAGTGCTACAAGGGCGAGCGTGGCCACAAT CTTTCGCTCGAGTATGGGAAACAGACAGCTGCGCTCGTGCCTCCTCACCAGTTCGTTCCATGGGTGGTGGTCGACGGCAAGCCGCTCTATAAC GATTACGGGAACTTCAAAGCTTACGTCTGCAAGGCGTACAAGGGCTATCCCCTCCTCGAGGCGTGTCGAAGCCTGGGCCTGGAGGCAGACAACAATGTATACGGCCCACTTTGA